The stretch of DNA TCCTTCCAACAACTAAAAACACTAAGCTCTCTATCCCTAGACGAAGGACTTGAAGAAATTGGATGGAAAATATACTATGCATTACCTCATTGTCACATTACCTATGGCCACTAGCCAAACTATTAAACCTTAAACTTCATGAAATTTTTAGTTTTAATTCTTCTTAGCCTTATCTTAAGTAGTGTACTAAAGGGGCGATTAATTTGCTTGAAAATGGCTTAAAAGACCATCCTACCCACGAAGATATGTTCTTTACTTACTTACAAACACTTATTTTATTCGAAAATACTAACCCGTTGAGTGAAGGTTTTGTTAGCAAGCTTCAAAAAGCACTAAAAATGAACCCACAACGGTTGTGTCAATGGATTGAGTCCAATTATCAACTTCTGCATTTCACCCATTTAAAAAATCTCTATTGTAAGAATTGTCTTGCCCAATAAACTAAAATACTGAATCATAGATATAAGATCAATAAATAAAGTAGAAATGCTTAGTTTTAACCAACATAAAGTTCCTAAAATAAGTCCTAATTCAACATTACCAAACAATAAATGGATCCTATGAATAAACTATTATTTGCAGTATTAGTCCTATTATTCTCTAGTTGTTCCAGTTCTAAATTGGTTTTAATTGCTACCCAAGGTGATTTATCACAACATGAATTTAATCGACAAATAGATTTTTATTATAAAGGAGGGCATATCTTTATTGATGTTTCATTGAACGATAGTAGTTATACCTTTCTTTTTGATACAGGCTATGAAATAACGATGATTGACCAAAGTCTAAGCCAAGCACTAGACTTCAAACCCATTAAACAATACAAAACAGAGGGTAGTTCTTTTAAAACGCAAAGAATACAGTATGGATTTCTTTCTGCTGTAGAACTTGATGGCATTTCTTTTCAAAATATCGGCATCGGCATTCAAGATTTATCTTTTATAAAATCTCCCTTTTCGGACAAAAGAAAAATTGCTGGAATTATTGGCACCAATATTTTGAGGAAAGTTTATTGGCAACTAAACTATAACCGTAAAACCATTCAATTTTCGGATAAGTTAGAAAATTTAACCTTCTCTTCTGATGCTTTGGTTTGCATAATGACTCCAAGAAATTCAACGGGTTGGGGCTACAATAACATTAATGTCAATCTAAACAACATCCACGAGGAATTTATCTTTGATACAGGATTTTCTGGAAGTTTTATGGGAAATTTTGAATTATTGGATAAACTCCAATCCAACGATTCTCGGATTAAAAGCAACGATAATTTTGTCCATATAGATCAGTTAACATTTGGGGAAGTTCGTTTAGAAAATGTTCCATTAACGATAAAAAAAGGAGTAAAAAATTTAATTGGAAATAAATTTTTGGAAGCATTTATTGTGACAATCGATTGGAAAAACAATACACTATATTTATCATCATAAGTAACTAACTATATTTATTATTTTTAATTTACATAGCTCATTGAATACTTAATTATAACGACCATGAAAACGATTCAGATAAAAAAAGGGCACATTTTGCAGTTTAAAGGAGATCTTAATAGCTCTGTCTACAAAGTTCATTCTGGTCTATTGCGTAGCTACACCATTGATAAAAAAGGAAAAGAACACATTTTTATGTTCGCTCCAGAAGGTTGGATCATAGCGGATTCTGCGGAACCTGATACGCCCTGTGATTTTTTCATTGATGCTTTAGAAGATGCTACAATTAGCATAACTGGTAAAGATTTTAAAGCCATAAGTCCCAACATTACCCTATTAGCAAAAAGAATTGCTGTCTTACAAAAAAGGGTCATCATGTTAATGAGCTCTTCTGCTATTGAGCGCTATGAACATTTTATTGAAACATATCCTGACATCACGCAAAGAGTTTCCCAAAAAATGATCGCTTCCTACTTGGGAATTACACCAGAAGCTCTTAGCAAGGTAAAAGGAGACCAAGTAAGGCAAAAAAACGATAAATTAAATTCTTAATCTACATTAATGCATAGCCATTAACAAGCTCATAAATTTGCTCCTATTATTAATCATTTAAAAATTTAGTTTTATGAAAGATTTAGGGGTAAAAAAAGTTAATAAAGAAGAAAAAAATCAAATACCTGCTTATATGGTTGCATTTGTACGGGTGGAAGATCAAGAAACATTCAATCGTATTTATTTAGAGAAATCTGTCAAAATTGTTGAAAAATACCAAGGGGTAACGGTTGCTGTTGCTGACAACCCTCCACCCCTAGAGGGGACACTTCCGCAAGGACGATTAGTAATTTTGCAATTTCCCTCTTTAGAACATGCGCAAGGTTTTTATAATGATCCCGATTATCAACCCTTGAAAAAGGCACGGATGCAAATAAGTCAAAGCGACTCAGCAGTATTTGAAAGGGGCTTTTAAACATTGTATTTTCACAAAAAACATTGCGGTTTAGGGTTGGTTCCTGAACCGCTTTTTTATACTCTCTCTTGTCCCGTCTAAAATAACGTTACAAAAAAACTATAAGAATGAAAGAAACAGAAAAACTGTATAAAAAAGCACAGAGAGATTATATGCGAAATTTTAAGTTTTGCTTTAGCATTGGTATTTACTTTTGTATCTTCCGCTTTATAGACCTATGTCATAGGTTGTGTACCAATAAATCTCACAACGTTTTGTTGGATATAAACAAGCTTTCTAAATTATTATAATCTTGCGTTCTATGGCTATTGTAGAAATCCCTTATTTAGACGAAAAGTTAGATTCCGAAAATTTAAAAGAAGTATACGACGGAGTATTAGAAATTGATGGAAAAAAGGTATCCTTGGATCTGTGGTTTCAGGATTCAATGTGCAGCATTGAGGAGCTTAATAAGTCCATAAATTATCTTAATAATTTTAAAAACGTCTACCAAAATGCCGTTCATGCCATTCAAGATAGCTTTGAAAATAAGGGCGAAGTAAGAACCCTCATCGAAGACCATATTGAGCAATTCGAAGCAGCAGACAAAAAAATCCTTGGAATCGACGAAGCCATGACACCCAACGATCAAATTCACCATACTTATAAGAAAATTCATTTATCTAGAATAGGACTCTATCCACAAACAGAAGAACAGTTTGCTATTTTAGATTTTACCATAAGCAAAGCAGTGACTCAATACGTCTTTGTTGTTAGAACAAACAGTTTGGGAAAGGTAATGGAGGAAGTCTATGTTGAAAGTTAACCATTTAACGCTTAAAAATTAACCGATTTAACATTTTTACAGGAAAGCCTAATTAAAAATATAACTACACGATCAATAATAACAAATTCCCAAGGCATATAACATGACCAATAAACTCCTAATTTTACTTCTACTATCCTCCTTGACTTTTAGCTGTTCTAAAAAAAGATCAATGGATACCTTAAGGCAAAAAATTCATACTCTATTAGCCGATAAAGATGCTACTGTTGGTCTTGCAATCATAGGCAGTACTCCTAGTGATACACTTTCTATCAATGGCGACCAACCGCTCCCCTTGCAAAGTGTGTTTAAATATCATATTGCTTTAGCGGTATTAAATCAAGTTGATAAAGGAGCACTTCATCTAAAAGAAAAAATCCCCATTAGCAAAGCCGATTTGGATAATAATTTGTGGAGCCCAATACGCAAAAAATATCCTACAGGTATTGATTTACCGCTAGAAGAAATTCTAAAATATACCGTTATTTATAGTGATAACGTAGGTTGTGATTTGTTGCTAAAACTTATTGGAGGTCCCAAAGTCGTGGAACAGTATCTCCACCAAGCTGGCATCACAGATTTAGCCATTAAATATGATGAGGTCACTCAACAAAGTGTTTGGGAGCGACAATATGAGAATTGGACAACAGCAAAAGCTGCGAATAAAGCCTTAAAAGTGTTTTTTGACAATGCCAATCAGCAGTTATCTCCTGAAAGTCACCATTTTTTATGGGAGGTAATGAAAGGTTCAAAAACAGGAAAAAACTGCATTAGGGGCTACCTGCCTGAAGATGTTGTGGTTGCTCACAAAACTGGACATTCAGGAAAAAATGAACAGGGACTAACTGGCGCTCAAAATGATATTGGGATTATTTTTTTACCAGATGGCAGGCACTTTTATTTAAGTGTTCTGGTGAGCAATTCTAATGAAACGCCTAGTGTAAACAAAAAAATCATAGCGGATATAGCCAAACTCACTTGGGACTACTTTAATAAAAATAGCCGTTCTTTGACCAAATAATTAGATACAACCATGCAGCAAATTATTTCCAAACGCTCCTTCTATATTCTACTCCTTTTTATTATAGGTTTAGATTTAATTAGTAGCTATTTTTGTTACCTACAAACCCCACTGTTAGGAGATCTTGGCAATATTGTGCTTCCTTCGCCGAGTTATAGTCATGTATTAAACGATCCCTTAGGTTTTCGAGCATTATTAACAGGCGAAAAATATGTTGGTCCCAATCGTTTTTTTGCCCATTGGTTGCCTTATACTTATTTTAATACCGTTCCCTTTTTTTTTCAACGATTCACCAATCCAGTCGATAGTCTGTATATCAGTGCTGCTATTCTTAAGCTTTTCACACAATTGGGAATAACAGCGCTTTTAAGCCATTGGATTGTTGGAAAAACGAGTTTATTAAACAGTCGTTATTTACTGATATTTACTTTGCTCAGTGCCCTGTTTTTAGCCTCTCCACGTGGCTATTTCTTTCCAATGCGGGTCGTAGATCACTCGATTATCTATACCTTTGCTTATCCATTTTCTTTCTTTTTTGTTTTGTTGTATTTACATCCCTTTGTTGGTATGTATCAAGGAATGCGCTCCACCGTCTTGCGTTGGTGGGAACATATTGTTTTGTTTTTGCTTTCTTTTCTAGTGGTTTTCCACGGTCCTATTAATGCTCCAAGTGCCATTCTCATTTCAGGTTTAATTTTGTTGGTCTTGTGGTGGAAACAATTTCAAGCCTCTAACTTGGACTATAGCATCAAGCGATTTTTTAGTGCGATTCAAGCCATTCCATTTGCTTTTCTTTTTCATTTTATAGGACTAATTTTATTGGGGCTCTATTCCTTTTATTTGGGGCTATTTAATGCAGAAAATCCTACCACCATTCCAAGTTTAGGAGAACGTTATGTCTATCTAGGGCAAGGTGTTTTAAAAGTTTTATTTCAAATTAAGGCCACTCCACTTCCCTTAATTGCCTTAACCGCTATTTTCTATTTTAGTATTGCTAAAAATTCTCCATCCAAAGAAGCACAAAAGTTATTAAAATCCATTCAATACATTGCATTATTTTCTCTTATTTATACCCTTTTATTACCCTTGGGAGGGCATCGTTCCTATCGCTCGCTTATCTTCCGTTTTGACACCATGCTTCCAATCACTTGCGGACTTTTTGTACTCTTTGGAGCAACCACCAATTTATTAGTCCAAACGCTAACTGGCAAAAGAAAACAACAATTACAGCTATTTCTTAGCATGCTCGCATTGGTTATTGTTCTAATTGATATGAACTCTTTATATCCTGCCCGTTATGATTGTGAACGTTCTACATTTTTTCAACTTTCTAAGGCAACCGAAGAACCTGTTTTGATCCCCGACTGTACGATAATGTCTTGGGAAACAATTTCAGCAAGCCCAACACCCAGCAACCAAGCAAAACTCTTACACCGTTGGAATATTACACAACGACCTTTATTGTATTATCATAAAAAATAAAAATCCCCAAGAATAAATTCTCAGGGACTCAACTAAAGTGTACAAAAGGAATTTAGTTTTTAACGCTTTGCCTAGTTGTCTGCCTACCCCAACAAGCAGACAACGACAAAGGCTATTGCATCACTATTTTTTGTCGATAAGTCTTAGACTTAGCGGTAACCAAAACCACATAATTACCCGACGACAAGGCACTTAACAAAAGTGTATCGTTATTCATAATCGATTTAGACAATACCAATTGCCCCCAGTAGTTATATATAGATACTTCCAAAGGAATTGATCCTTCTTTCTCCAAAACAATTTGAATTGTTCCACTAGCAGGATTAGGAAAGACTTGTAAGGACTCGGAAGTAGCAACTTTTGTAATGCTTGTGTTGGTTGCTCTACGCACCACCCGAAATCCCATATGATCCGTGGTAACAAAAGGAGGGGTATCAAAACGGTGACTACTCATTGCAAAAGGATCAGGATAAGTATGATTTCCTCCTCTGATTACTTTTACTTTCATGCTGTCTGGCTCAACCTCATTAATGGGGTTACAACAATAAGCACTATCTATACACGTCTGATAAAAATCCTCCCTATACCAATCCAAACACCACTCTGAAACATTACCTGCCATATTATATAAACCAAATGGATTAGCAGGAAACAGTGTTCCTACAGGAGCAGGATAAGGTAAAAAGTTTGGGTCACTAGTTGGGGTAAAACTTCCATAATTAGCTTGCCCAAAACTAAGCATTCCATCATCCGTTGGATAGAGCAATTGTTGGTTGGCTCTTGCAGCATACTCCCATTCGGCTTCTGTAGGAAGCGAAAGACCATAATAATCAACATACATCATTGCTCCGTACCAACTCACCCAAGTCGCAGGCCAGTTTTCGTAGCCCGACACCACGGAATAAACATTAGAAGAGGAATCCCACTCAATCCAACACCTGTTCAACGAATCCTGCCCGCCTCCTGCAATGTTACTCAACTCAATTAATACTTGTCCAGCCCATTCACCTACCAAAGTGCTATCCGCCATAATATTCCAAGAATGCCCATTGGCAATATCTACCGAATCGCTAGACCAATCTCCAGGAACCCCCTCTTCTGCAAACAGATTTCCTTGTTGAGCCATTTCATTTAAGAAGGTCACATATTGAGCATTCGAAACCTCTGTTTCGCCGATTCCAAAAGAATCTATTGTAACCGTATGCTC from Aureispira anguillae encodes:
- a CDS encoding aspartyl protease family protein, producing the protein MNKLLFAVLVLLFSSCSSSKLVLIATQGDLSQHEFNRQIDFYYKGGHIFIDVSLNDSSYTFLFDTGYEITMIDQSLSQALDFKPIKQYKTEGSSFKTQRIQYGFLSAVELDGISFQNIGIGIQDLSFIKSPFSDKRKIAGIIGTNILRKVYWQLNYNRKTIQFSDKLENLTFSSDALVCIMTPRNSTGWGYNNINVNLNNIHEEFIFDTGFSGSFMGNFELLDKLQSNDSRIKSNDNFVHIDQLTFGEVRLENVPLTIKKGVKNLIGNKFLEAFIVTIDWKNNTLYLSS
- a CDS encoding Crp/Fnr family transcriptional regulator, which encodes MKTIQIKKGHILQFKGDLNSSVYKVHSGLLRSYTIDKKGKEHIFMFAPEGWIIADSAEPDTPCDFFIDALEDATISITGKDFKAISPNITLLAKRIAVLQKRVIMLMSSSAIERYEHFIETYPDITQRVSQKMIASYLGITPEALSKVKGDQVRQKNDKLNS
- a CDS encoding DUF1330 domain-containing protein encodes the protein MKDLGVKKVNKEEKNQIPAYMVAFVRVEDQETFNRIYLEKSVKIVEKYQGVTVAVADNPPPLEGTLPQGRLVILQFPSLEHAQGFYNDPDYQPLKKARMQISQSDSAVFERGF
- a CDS encoding DUF2004 domain-containing protein, coding for MAIVEIPYLDEKLDSENLKEVYDGVLEIDGKKVSLDLWFQDSMCSIEELNKSINYLNNFKNVYQNAVHAIQDSFENKGEVRTLIEDHIEQFEAADKKILGIDEAMTPNDQIHHTYKKIHLSRIGLYPQTEEQFAILDFTISKAVTQYVFVVRTNSLGKVMEEVYVES
- the bla gene encoding class A beta-lactamase, subclass A2 — translated: MDTLRQKIHTLLADKDATVGLAIIGSTPSDTLSINGDQPLPLQSVFKYHIALAVLNQVDKGALHLKEKIPISKADLDNNLWSPIRKKYPTGIDLPLEEILKYTVIYSDNVGCDLLLKLIGGPKVVEQYLHQAGITDLAIKYDEVTQQSVWERQYENWTTAKAANKALKVFFDNANQQLSPESHHFLWEVMKGSKTGKNCIRGYLPEDVVVAHKTGHSGKNEQGLTGAQNDIGIIFLPDGRHFYLSVLVSNSNETPSVNKKIIADIAKLTWDYFNKNSRSLTK
- a CDS encoding SUMF1/EgtB/PvdO family nonheme iron enzyme, whose translation is MKKKVLKLLLFQFMTTAAFCQVYSGNIIGIPAGSFTMGNNNAPAMFNDQAPEHTVTIDSFGIGETEVSNAQYVTFLNEMAQQGNLFAEEGVPGDWSSDSVDIANGHSWNIMADSTLVGEWAGQVLIELSNIAGGGQDSLNRCWIEWDSSSNVYSVVSGYENWPATWVSWYGAMMYVDYYGLSLPTEAEWEYAARANQQLLYPTDDGMLSFGQANYGSFTPTSDPNFLPYPAPVGTLFPANPFGLYNMAGNVSEWCLDWYREDFYQTCIDSAYCCNPINEVEPDSMKVKVIRGGNHTYPDPFAMSSHRFDTPPFVTTDHMGFRVVRRATNTSITKVATSESLQVFPNPASGTIQIVLEKEGSIPLEVSIYNYWGQLVLSKSIMNNDTLLLSALSSGNYVVLVTAKSKTYRQKIVMQ